A DNA window from Christiangramia salexigens contains the following coding sequences:
- a CDS encoding M28 family peptidase, whose translation MNNRFSGLIAFILIILGIWINFTFDQPDYDTDDKNSPAEFSTQKAFEHVEALAQEPHFVGSSSHSKVRNYIVDQLQTMGLEVQTQEAYDLNAQAILVKPQNILAKIEGSGDGNALILMTHYDSASHSSYGASDAGSGIATILEGVRAYLAKDPEPKNDIILLFTDAEELGLNGASLFIKDHPWAKQAKLALNFEARGSGGNPFMLLETNGKNARLIEAFKEADPEYPVANSLAYSIYKMLPNDTDLTVLREDADINGYNFAFIDDHFDYHTANDTPENLDKETLAHQGTYLMPLLTYFSDADLTKLNSDRDLIYFSLPFGEFISYPFDWIFPMLILASVIFIILIVYGFRHERLSFNGIITGFLPMILSLVLSGLGVWLFWKFFLFIYPGYSEMEQGFTYNGYWYMTTAIILSLSICFFIYHAFRKKSKAPSAFIAPLFIWLAICGLVSLYLKGASYFIIPVFFGLLQLFIMIRQETPNRILMALLSYPALFVVLPFVWTLPVALGLKILFVSGILTSLLFLLLLPVFAYFKRLKSFGIVCFFMFNIFIFVAHFYSNFNEDRPKPNSLIYLKDLDNDSAKWLSYDKVVDDWTSEIFGKEPVDMSSPESTFSSKYGSRFTFQKTAPLVPIAEPSVILKKIKKDSLNTNTYSLKIAPNRPVHRIEIFEHNDVDFEEFKVNGLVAGDVYLGSNKFHMFTRRWKERLLTYYASNQDTLRIEFKIEEGDKPEFVIYESAYDLLENKELNIKARPADMIPRPFVLNDAIILKKTIRIKE comes from the coding sequence ATGAACAACAGATTTTCCGGACTTATAGCTTTCATTCTAATTATTCTTGGAATATGGATCAACTTTACCTTCGACCAACCGGATTATGATACAGACGATAAGAATTCACCAGCAGAATTTTCCACTCAAAAGGCTTTTGAACACGTAGAAGCCCTTGCTCAGGAACCTCATTTTGTGGGTAGCTCATCTCATAGCAAAGTGAGGAATTATATTGTAGATCAGCTACAGACTATGGGGTTAGAAGTGCAAACTCAGGAGGCATATGATCTCAATGCTCAAGCGATTCTCGTAAAACCACAAAATATTCTGGCTAAAATAGAAGGCTCGGGAGATGGGAATGCACTCATTTTAATGACTCATTATGACAGTGCTTCGCATTCCTCTTATGGTGCCAGCGATGCCGGCAGTGGGATTGCCACTATTCTTGAAGGAGTGAGAGCGTATCTGGCAAAAGATCCTGAACCTAAAAATGACATTATCCTGCTTTTTACAGATGCTGAAGAATTGGGGCTGAATGGTGCTTCTCTTTTCATAAAAGACCATCCATGGGCTAAACAGGCTAAACTCGCCTTAAATTTTGAGGCCAGAGGTAGTGGAGGTAATCCATTTATGCTGCTTGAGACCAATGGTAAGAATGCTCGCCTGATTGAAGCATTCAAAGAAGCAGACCCGGAATATCCGGTAGCAAATTCACTTGCCTACAGTATCTATAAAATGCTACCTAATGATACAGACCTAACCGTTTTAAGGGAAGATGCTGATATTAACGGTTATAATTTTGCTTTCATAGATGATCATTTTGATTATCATACGGCTAACGACACCCCTGAAAATCTTGATAAAGAAACACTGGCTCATCAGGGCACTTATTTAATGCCTCTGCTTACCTATTTCAGCGATGCAGATCTTACCAAATTAAACAGTGACCGGGATCTTATCTATTTTAGTTTGCCATTTGGAGAATTTATAAGTTATCCGTTCGATTGGATATTCCCTATGCTTATTCTTGCTTCGGTGATCTTTATTATCCTGATCGTCTATGGATTTAGACACGAGAGATTAAGCTTTAATGGTATAATTACAGGGTTTTTGCCAATGATCTTAAGCCTGGTACTTTCAGGTTTGGGCGTTTGGTTATTCTGGAAATTCTTCCTTTTCATATATCCCGGATATTCTGAAATGGAACAAGGCTTTACCTATAACGGGTATTGGTACATGACCACTGCCATTATTCTGTCGTTAAGTATTTGCTTTTTTATCTACCATGCTTTCAGAAAAAAATCTAAAGCACCGTCGGCATTTATCGCACCTTTATTTATCTGGTTAGCGATTTGCGGTTTAGTATCTTTATATCTAAAAGGTGCTTCATACTTCATAATTCCGGTATTCTTTGGATTGCTCCAGCTCTTCATCATGATACGCCAGGAAACACCAAACCGTATCCTGATGGCACTATTATCCTATCCCGCCCTATTCGTAGTGCTTCCATTTGTTTGGACCTTACCGGTGGCTTTAGGACTAAAAATATTATTTGTAAGCGGAATTCTAACCTCGTTGTTGTTCTTACTACTGCTTCCGGTATTTGCATATTTTAAAAGGTTAAAATCTTTTGGGATCGTTTGCTTTTTCATGTTCAATATCTTCATTTTTGTTGCACATTTTTATTCAAATTTTAATGAAGACAGACCAAAACCAAATAGTCTTATCTACCTGAAGGATCTTGATAATGATTCAGCAAAATGGCTATCCTATGACAAAGTGGTTGATGATTGGACCTCTGAAATTTTTGGGAAAGAACCTGTAGACATGTCCAGTCCCGAATCTACATTCAGCAGCAAGTATGGTAGCCGATTTACATTTCAAAAAACAGCACCTCTGGTCCCTATTGCTGAGCCTTCGGTAATACTGAAAAAAATTAAAAAAGACAGTCTTAATACGAATACCTATTCATTGAAGATAGCACCTAACCGACCTGTTCACAGAATTGAGATATTTGAACATAATGATGTGGATTTTGAAGAGTTTAAAGTTAATGGACTTGTGGCCGGAGATGTTTATCTTGGCAGTAACAAATTCCACATGTTCACAAGGCGCTGGAAAGAACGTTTATTAACCTATTATGCTTCCAATCAGGATACGCTTAGGATCGAATTCAAAATTGAAGAGGGTGATAAACCGGAATTTGTGATCTATGAATCGGCTTATGACCTTTTAGAAAACAAGGAACTCAACATTAAGGCTAGGCCAGCAGATATGATCCCGAGACCTTTTGTGCTGAATGATGCGATTATTTTAAAGAAAACTATAAGAATCAAGGAATAA
- a CDS encoding class I SAM-dependent methyltransferase yields the protein MKIDKAYDLWSSQYDTNKNKTRDLDKLITQKILKEIRFSKVLELGCGTGKNTQWLSLKADEILAVDFSSEMLQIAKTKINRENVSFVIADITKDWDFISLKPDLITCNLILEHIEDLSFIFSSAYSCLKEDGYFFISELHPFKQYKGTKARFDTEIGLIELKAFTHHISEFIHAAKDAGFLLSELNEFFEEDDPEHPPRLISFLFQKPKASDQT from the coding sequence ATGAAAATAGATAAGGCTTACGACCTATGGTCTTCCCAATACGACACCAATAAAAACAAGACCAGGGATCTTGATAAGTTAATTACGCAAAAGATATTAAAGGAGATCCGTTTCAGTAAAGTTCTGGAACTTGGATGTGGAACGGGAAAAAACACTCAGTGGTTAAGTCTTAAGGCAGATGAAATTCTGGCGGTGGACTTTTCTAGCGAAATGCTTCAAATCGCAAAAACCAAAATAAACCGAGAGAACGTAAGCTTCGTTATAGCTGATATCACAAAAGACTGGGATTTTATTTCTCTAAAACCGGACCTCATTACCTGCAACCTCATCCTTGAACATATTGAAGATCTTAGCTTTATTTTCAGCAGCGCCTATTCCTGTCTGAAGGAGGATGGTTATTTTTTCATTTCAGAACTACATCCTTTCAAACAATACAAGGGTACAAAAGCAAGATTTGATACCGAAATTGGCCTAATTGAACTTAAAGCCTTTACCCATCATATTTCAGAATTTATTCATGCAGCCAAAGACGCAGGCTTTTTGTTATCAGAACTAAATGAATTCTTTGAAGAAGATGATCCGGAGCATCCACCAAGATTAATAAGCTTTCTTTTCCAAAAACCGAAGGCTTCAGACCAGACTTAG
- a CDS encoding DUF6265 family protein: MLAKLSLVLFIFLFSCKGSQNSDSTHNFDWLLGNWIRTNGAQNITTGENWKKLSETEYMGLGYNLKANDTSFKESIRLYKNKDFWVYEVSGVNEQPTEFRMTSSGNNEFTLENSSNDFPKKIQYTYNEKSLKATISDNNRSIIFEFSRSAQ; this comes from the coding sequence ATGTTAGCCAAGTTAAGTCTCGTCCTGTTTATATTTCTCTTCTCCTGTAAAGGATCGCAGAATTCCGATTCAACACACAATTTCGATTGGTTACTGGGTAATTGGATAAGAACCAATGGAGCTCAGAATATTACTACCGGCGAGAACTGGAAGAAGCTTTCCGAAACAGAATACATGGGACTGGGTTATAACCTAAAAGCGAATGATACCAGTTTCAAAGAAAGCATACGATTATATAAAAATAAAGATTTCTGGGTTTATGAAGTTTCGGGTGTGAATGAACAACCTACAGAATTCAGAATGACCTCATCCGGAAATAATGAATTTACACTAGAGAATTCTTCTAATGATTTTCCAAAGAAGATACAATACACTTACAATGAAAAATCGCTTAAGGCTACGATATCAGATAATAATCGAAGTATCATTTTTGAATTTTCGAGAAGCGCTCAGTAA
- a CDS encoding CBS domain-containing protein, translated as MGIKSFMGKRAEPEKAADVPMLVRDYMVTHLITFKEHENILDVMEKLIKHGISGGCVVNDRNELLGIISEGDCMKQISDSRYYNMPMADLTVGKRMKTNVETIEANMNVLDAAKKFIELKFRRFPIVENGVLIGQISQRDVLLAALRLKGQSWHV; from the coding sequence ATGGGTATTAAAAGTTTCATGGGAAAAAGAGCAGAGCCGGAAAAAGCGGCAGACGTGCCGATGTTGGTTAGAGATTATATGGTAACGCATCTTATTACCTTCAAGGAGCATGAGAACATTCTGGACGTAATGGAAAAACTTATAAAACATGGAATTTCGGGTGGCTGCGTGGTGAATGATAGAAATGAACTCCTGGGAATAATCTCTGAAGGGGATTGCATGAAACAAATATCTGATAGCCGATATTATAATATGCCAATGGCAGACCTAACCGTGGGTAAGCGCATGAAAACCAATGTGGAAACCATTGAGGCGAATATGAATGTACTCGATGCCGCCAAAAAATTCATCGAATTAAAGTTCCGAAGATTTCCTATTGTAGAGAATGGTGTGCTTATAGGGCAGATTAGTCAGCGGGATGTACTTTTGGCTGCTCTGAGGTTGAAAGGTCAAAGCTGGCATGTTTAG
- a CDS encoding NAD(P)-dependent oxidoreductase: MKISILGCGWLGLELGKSLVEINHEVRGSVTRMEKMGELRSAGIVPYSIKLFEKGIQGDIRSFLSRTQTLIIDIPPGLRKNPEINFVKKIKNLIPHIENSHLSKVIFISSTSVYADSEDFPVYTEEAGTDNSNDTAVQLRNAELLLLNNQNFKTSILRFGGLIGKNRHPVKFLSGRKDIKNPDAPVNLVHQKDCIAAIHKLIEKEDDNSVWNLVYPEHPSKEEYYTKVASSRNMQLPEFDKSGVSIGKRISSEKIKKELSFKFSASIFMD, from the coding sequence ATGAAGATATCAATACTTGGATGTGGATGGCTCGGACTGGAATTAGGAAAAAGTTTGGTAGAGATAAATCACGAGGTTCGTGGTTCGGTTACCCGAATGGAGAAAATGGGCGAGCTCCGTTCTGCAGGCATCGTTCCTTATTCGATAAAACTATTTGAAAAAGGGATACAAGGTGATATAAGGTCTTTTCTCTCCAGAACTCAGACTCTTATCATTGATATTCCGCCAGGGCTGAGAAAGAACCCAGAAATCAATTTTGTTAAGAAAATAAAGAATCTTATTCCCCATATTGAAAACTCCCACCTTTCCAAGGTGATTTTTATTAGTTCAACTTCTGTCTATGCCGATTCAGAGGATTTTCCAGTTTATACTGAAGAGGCAGGCACCGACAATTCAAATGATACTGCCGTTCAATTAAGAAACGCGGAATTATTACTCTTGAACAATCAAAATTTTAAAACTTCAATACTAAGATTTGGGGGATTAATAGGTAAGAACCGGCATCCTGTAAAATTCCTATCGGGGCGAAAGGACATCAAAAATCCTGATGCTCCTGTAAACCTTGTTCATCAAAAAGATTGTATAGCCGCTATACATAAGTTAATTGAAAAAGAGGATGATAATTCCGTATGGAATCTGGTATATCCTGAGCATCCTTCAAAAGAAGAATATTATACGAAAGTCGCTAGTTCAAGAAATATGCAGTTACCGGAATTCGATAAATCCGGTGTTTCAATCGGGAAAAGGATCAGTTCAGAAAAAATAAAGAAAGAACTGAGTTTTAAATTTTCTGCCTCGATATTCATGGATTGA
- a CDS encoding YraN family protein — MAEHNQLGKKGEELAAEYLQLKEYEILARNYRFNKAEIDLIARRGDTLIAAEVKTRSTHEFGDPQDFVKPKQIQQLVKAMNHFIEEEGLDLEVRFDIIAIIKNNSGTRIEHIQDAFLYF, encoded by the coding sequence ATGGCAGAGCATAATCAATTAGGAAAAAAAGGTGAGGAGCTTGCTGCCGAATATTTACAGCTCAAGGAATATGAAATCCTGGCCCGAAATTACAGGTTTAATAAAGCTGAAATAGATCTGATTGCCAGAAGAGGGGATACTCTTATCGCTGCAGAAGTAAAGACCAGAAGTACCCACGAATTTGGAGATCCGCAGGATTTTGTTAAACCTAAACAAATTCAACAATTGGTAAAAGCCATGAATCATTTTATTGAGGAGGAAGGTCTGGACCTGGAGGTGAGATTTGACATTATTGCCATTATAAAGAACAATAGTGGAACTAGAATAGAACATATTCAGGATGCCTTCCTATACTTTTGA
- the metG gene encoding methionine--tRNA ligase, whose translation MSKNPQRYTITAALPYTNGPIHIGHLAGVYVPADIYSRFLRMQGHDVAFVCGSDEHGVPITIKAKKEGVTPQDVVDKYNDIIKKSFEEFGVSFDNYSRTSGKTHHDTASDFFKKMHEDGKFIEETTKQLYDEEAGQFLADRFVTGTCPKCGNEEAYGDQCESCGSSLNATDLINPKSAITGAVPSLRETRHWFLPLDQYEDWLKEWILKGHKADWKSNVYGQVKSWIDDGLRARAVTRDLEWGIPVPVEGGDGKVLYVWFDAPIGYISSTKEWAEREGKDWEPYWKDENTKLIHFIGKDNIVFHCIIFPVMLKAHGDYILPENVPANEFLNLEGKKLSTSKNWAVWLHEYLEDFPDQQDVLRYVLTANAPETKDNDFTWKDFQARNNNELVAIFGNFINRVVVLTNKYYGGEVPQPGSYNEVDEKTIAELKAYPSVIASSIEKYRFREAQGELMNLARLGNKYLADEEPWKKIKTDEDRVKTIMYVALQIASALATISEPFLPFTSAKLKKMLNQSEVERSDIPDWDIIATKEALIPGGHQIGKAELLFSKIEDEQIEKQLEKLKATKTANEMENQKAEPQKETATFDDFTKMDLRVGTIVDAQKMPKTKKLMVLKVDTGLDKRTVVSGIAEHFKAEDIIGKKVTVLVNLAPRKLRGVESEGMILMTENAEGKLVFMNPDEEGVNNGTIIS comes from the coding sequence ATGAGTAAAAATCCTCAGAGATATACGATTACAGCGGCTTTGCCGTATACTAACGGACCCATTCATATTGGACATTTAGCGGGAGTTTATGTTCCTGCAGATATCTATTCACGCTTTCTACGCATGCAGGGGCATGATGTTGCATTCGTTTGCGGAAGCGATGAGCATGGAGTCCCTATCACCATAAAGGCAAAAAAAGAAGGTGTGACTCCTCAGGATGTTGTGGATAAATACAATGATATCATTAAAAAATCCTTTGAAGAATTCGGAGTTAGTTTTGATAATTACTCCAGGACTTCAGGAAAAACCCATCATGATACCGCTTCAGATTTTTTCAAAAAAATGCATGAAGATGGGAAGTTCATTGAAGAAACTACGAAACAATTATATGATGAGGAGGCGGGTCAGTTTCTGGCCGATCGATTTGTGACCGGAACCTGTCCTAAATGCGGAAATGAAGAGGCATACGGTGACCAATGTGAAAGCTGTGGCTCTTCTTTAAATGCAACAGACCTCATCAATCCAAAATCTGCGATCACAGGTGCCGTTCCAAGCTTAAGGGAAACAAGACACTGGTTCCTGCCACTGGATCAATATGAAGACTGGTTAAAAGAATGGATACTTAAAGGCCATAAAGCAGACTGGAAAAGCAATGTTTATGGGCAGGTGAAATCCTGGATAGATGACGGATTAAGAGCCAGAGCGGTAACCCGGGATCTTGAATGGGGAATTCCAGTACCGGTAGAAGGAGGAGACGGCAAAGTACTTTATGTATGGTTTGATGCTCCAATAGGTTATATTTCTTCCACAAAGGAGTGGGCAGAAAGAGAAGGTAAAGACTGGGAGCCTTACTGGAAAGATGAAAACACAAAATTGATCCATTTTATCGGCAAGGATAATATAGTATTTCACTGTATAATCTTCCCGGTAATGCTAAAGGCACACGGTGATTATATTTTACCTGAAAATGTACCAGCGAATGAATTTTTAAATCTTGAAGGAAAGAAATTATCTACCTCTAAGAACTGGGCAGTCTGGTTACATGAATATCTGGAGGATTTCCCTGATCAGCAGGATGTTCTTAGGTATGTTCTTACTGCGAATGCACCTGAGACCAAGGATAACGATTTCACCTGGAAAGATTTCCAGGCTCGTAACAACAATGAACTGGTTGCAATCTTCGGAAATTTTATAAACCGCGTGGTGGTTCTTACCAACAAATATTACGGTGGTGAGGTGCCTCAACCGGGAAGCTATAATGAAGTAGATGAAAAGACCATCGCCGAATTAAAGGCGTATCCATCTGTGATCGCAAGTTCTATCGAAAAATACAGATTCAGAGAAGCTCAGGGAGAATTGATGAATCTAGCCAGACTTGGTAACAAGTATCTTGCAGACGAGGAGCCATGGAAAAAAATAAAAACAGATGAAGACAGGGTGAAAACCATTATGTATGTAGCCCTTCAAATCGCATCTGCCCTTGCCACTATTAGTGAACCCTTTTTACCTTTCACTTCGGCAAAGCTCAAAAAGATGCTGAATCAATCTGAAGTTGAAAGGTCTGATATTCCAGATTGGGATATTATCGCCACTAAAGAGGCGCTTATTCCTGGAGGACATCAGATTGGAAAAGCCGAATTATTGTTTAGCAAAATAGAAGATGAACAGATTGAAAAACAATTGGAAAAATTAAAGGCTACAAAAACTGCAAACGAAATGGAGAATCAGAAAGCTGAACCTCAAAAAGAGACCGCTACTTTTGATGATTTCACCAAGATGGACCTAAGAGTAGGTACTATTGTGGATGCTCAAAAAATGCCAAAGACCAAGAAATTAATGGTTCTAAAGGTGGATACAGGATTGGATAAGCGTACAGTTGTATCTGGTATTGCAGAACATTTCAAGGCTGAAGATATAATCGGGAAAAAAGTAACCGTACTTGTAAATCTGGCTCCACGCAAATTACGCGGAGTTGAGAGTGAAGGTATGATCCTTATGACAGAGAATGCAGAAGGTAAACTTGTTTTTATGAATCCTGATGAAGAAGGAGTAAACAACGGAACTATTATTTCATAG
- a CDS encoding single-stranded DNA-binding protein → MSTLRNTVQLIGHVGNDPEILNLESGKKLAKFSIATNESYKNAKGEKITDTQWHNIVAWGKTAELVENYVPKGKEVGIEGKLTSRSYEDKEGVKRYITEVVCNELLLLGGNK, encoded by the coding sequence ATGAGCACTTTAAGAAACACAGTACAATTAATCGGACATGTAGGTAATGATCCTGAGATCCTTAATCTTGAATCAGGTAAAAAACTGGCAAAATTCTCCATTGCCACAAATGAGAGTTATAAAAATGCAAAGGGCGAAAAGATCACCGATACACAATGGCATAATATAGTGGCCTGGGGTAAGACCGCAGAACTGGTTGAGAATTATGTTCCTAAGGGTAAAGAAGTTGGGATTGAAGGAAAATTAACCAGCAGAAGTTATGAGGATAAGGAAGGCGTAAAGCGATATATCACAGAGGTGGTTTGTAACGAATTATTGCTTCTGGGAGGTAATAAGTAA
- a CDS encoding DUF6252 family protein, producing MIVLAGCQDDYSEEMSVEEFMDYEELEYFTAVIGNSEFTVDDPEFIRGEIVKGPDEEYNILSFWAFRGELNSKLEPYEELLAFLCYYVGPGTYTTGVKYNQNFCQYWKDSLAWSSDEDIGETGDVHISKASDKFVEGTFRFRAYNKDKPNQSIVIYGEFGVAIDKINP from the coding sequence ATGATCGTGCTGGCTGGATGCCAGGACGATTATTCTGAGGAAATGTCTGTAGAGGAATTTATGGACTATGAGGAACTGGAATATTTTACTGCTGTTATCGGTAATTCTGAATTCACCGTAGACGATCCGGAATTTATTCGTGGTGAAATAGTTAAAGGTCCCGATGAAGAATATAATATTCTTTCATTTTGGGCTTTCAGAGGTGAATTGAATTCGAAGCTCGAACCATATGAGGAATTGCTGGCCTTTCTGTGTTACTATGTTGGGCCGGGGACTTATACAACGGGTGTGAAATACAACCAGAATTTCTGCCAGTATTGGAAAGACTCTCTGGCTTGGTCCTCAGATGAAGATATTGGCGAAACCGGTGATGTTCATATTTCCAAGGCTTCTGATAAATTTGTAGAAGGGACGTTCAGGTTTCGTGCCTATAATAAGGATAAACCAAACCAATCGATAGTAATATATGGTGAATTTGGGGTCGCTATAGACAAGATCAATCCATGA
- a CDS encoding thrombospondin type 3 repeat-containing protein, with product MSVVFFTGILLGSCEKENLAGVESELDETLQIKSKLELFREQYSPNYNKSHSTDLNYLDGLCDGAPKTHLTSGSIFDSGHWDYYTFSGNAGDVVSIQVNRLTDEMDPAFTLFFGTSNSTVGLNDSSSSNADLTFLEFRDDEIYPLSCHGDPLLENYVLPSTGDYTLAIYDFISCGPAPYGYEIFVSGIDIANCNTISDSDGDGIEDTLDNCPNIANPDQANNDGDSEGDVCDDDDDNDGIEDTLDNCPFTANPGQENYDGDSEGDACDNDDDNDGCPDDVDPNLSNIEPTVIIDGCDTGVENRTTLECGIMFSDKMDDLEVGNYRNHGAFVRTVAKMVNSWYKDGLVTLAEKDALMTCAGQANIP from the coding sequence TTGAGTGTAGTATTTTTTACAGGGATTTTGTTAGGTAGCTGTGAAAAAGAAAATTTAGCCGGAGTTGAGAGCGAACTAGATGAAACATTGCAGATAAAATCTAAATTGGAACTGTTTAGGGAACAGTATAGTCCAAACTATAACAAATCTCATAGTACAGATTTAAACTATTTAGATGGATTATGTGATGGAGCACCTAAAACCCATTTAACATCAGGAAGTATATTCGATAGTGGACACTGGGACTATTATACCTTTTCAGGTAATGCAGGAGATGTTGTTAGTATTCAGGTAAATAGACTCACGGATGAAATGGATCCAGCTTTTACTCTTTTCTTTGGTACTTCAAATTCTACGGTAGGTCTAAATGATTCTTCTTCATCAAATGCTGACTTAACATTTTTAGAATTCCGCGATGACGAAATATATCCTCTTAGTTGTCATGGAGATCCTTTATTAGAAAATTACGTTTTACCCTCTACAGGAGACTATACCCTTGCGATTTATGATTTTATTAGCTGTGGCCCTGCACCTTATGGATATGAGATATTTGTCTCAGGAATTGATATTGCAAATTGCAATACTATATCAGATTCTGATGGAGATGGAATTGAAGATACTTTAGATAATTGTCCTAATATAGCAAATCCAGATCAAGCTAATAATGATGGAGACTCAGAAGGTGATGTTTGTGATGATGATGACGATAATGATGGAATTGAAGACACTTTGGATAATTGTCCTTTTACTGCCAATCCAGGTCAGGAAAATTATGACGGCGACTCAGAAGGGGATGCTTGCGATAATGATGATGATAATGATGGGTGTCCAGATGATGTAGATCCTAATTTATCCAATATAGAACCTACAGTCATTATTGATGGTTGTGATACCGGAGTAGAAAATAGAACTACATTGGAATGCGGTATTATGTTTTCTGATAAAATGGATGATTTAGAGGTGGGTAACTATAGAAACCATGGAGCTTTTGTAAGAACCGTTGCTAAGATGGTAAATTCCTGGTACAAGGATGGACTTGTTACCTTAGCTGAAAAGGATGCTCTTATGACGTGTGCAGGACAAGCAAATATTCCATAA
- a CDS encoding histone deacetylase family protein, producing the protein MLKIAYHPIYKHPLPERHRFPMEKYELLPEQLIHEGTCEESNFFEPGFIDSAHVLEVHEANYFERLINLELDKKEIRKSGFPLSQQLVDREQIIADGTVKASEFAIENGIAMNIAGGTHHAYSNRAEAFCLLNDQAIGARYLQNKGFAKQILIVDLDVHQGNGTAEIFQNDPSVYTFSMHGKGNYPFKKEKSDLDIALEDGTSDKVYLDKLKNVLPELIEKVNPDFIFYLSGVDILDTDKLGRLSCSIEACKERDRFVLQTCRDLTIPVQCSMGGGYSKDIKLIIEAHANTYRLAQEIYF; encoded by the coding sequence ATGCTCAAGATTGCTTATCATCCCATCTACAAACATCCTTTACCGGAAAGGCATCGTTTCCCCATGGAAAAATATGAGCTTCTTCCAGAACAATTAATTCATGAAGGCACATGTGAGGAGAGCAATTTTTTTGAACCAGGTTTTATTGATTCTGCTCACGTATTAGAGGTACATGAGGCTAATTATTTTGAACGCCTCATCAATCTGGAATTAGACAAAAAAGAAATCAGAAAGTCAGGATTTCCATTATCTCAACAATTAGTAGACAGGGAACAAATAATTGCCGATGGAACCGTTAAAGCCAGCGAATTTGCTATCGAGAATGGAATCGCCATGAATATTGCTGGAGGGACTCATCATGCCTACAGCAACAGAGCTGAGGCTTTTTGCCTTTTGAACGACCAGGCAATTGGAGCCCGGTATCTTCAAAATAAAGGATTTGCCAAACAGATCCTTATCGTAGATCTCGACGTCCATCAAGGCAATGGAACGGCAGAGATATTTCAAAATGACCCGAGTGTTTATACCTTTTCTATGCACGGGAAAGGCAATTATCCATTTAAAAAAGAAAAGTCAGATCTTGACATCGCACTCGAGGATGGCACAAGTGATAAAGTTTATCTCGATAAACTTAAAAATGTACTACCGGAATTAATTGAAAAAGTAAATCCGGACTTTATATTCTATCTCTCTGGGGTGGATATTCTGGATACCGACAAACTGGGAAGGTTATCCTGTTCTATTGAGGCCTGTAAAGAACGCGACAGGTTCGTTCTGCAAACCTGTCGTGATCTAACCATTCCTGTACAATGTAGTATGGGCGGTGGCTATTCAAAAGACATCAAACTCATTATTGAAGCTCACGCCAATACCTACAGACTCGCACAGGAGATTTATTTTTAA